A single window of Cellulomonas sp. NTE-D12 DNA harbors:
- a CDS encoding helix-turn-helix domain-containing protein — protein sequence MAPRFLTLTDVTEILNVSPQQARALVVSGDLPAIQVGGRHVWRVEATELEKYIQRMYAQTRARAGRGAAEPLPED from the coding sequence ATGGCACCGCGGTTCCTGACGCTGACCGACGTGACGGAGATCCTCAACGTCTCCCCGCAGCAGGCTCGCGCGCTGGTCGTCTCGGGCGACCTGCCCGCCATCCAGGTCGGCGGGCGGCACGTCTGGCGCGTCGAGGCGACCGAGCTGGAGAAGTACATCCAGCGGATGTACGCGCAGACCCGGGCACGTGCCGGACGAGGTGCTGCGGAGCCCCTGCCTGAGGACTGA
- a CDS encoding crosslink repair DNA glycosylase YcaQ family protein, producing MSDTTTVAGARKSVAGARESVAGERLTLGQARRLALAAQGLHRERPERPAAVTARHLQQVVDRLGVLQIDSVNVFARAHLMPLYSRLGPYDPAVLDRAAGRAPRRLVESWAHQASFIRTEDYRLFDWRRRDYESQAWGAIREVPRTHGPVVDDVLVMLADEGPLTGAQVHERLQHEHPGRGVNWGWNWTVAKRVLEYLFFTGQVTSAGRNGAFERRYDLVERVLPAPVLAAPEPPRADAVRALVAASVRALGIGTLRDVADYYRLGTSETAVALAQLVEDGEAVAVDVPGWGDGRAWRHRDAPPVPRHARGRALLSPFDPLVWERRRVESLFGLRYRIEIYVPEPQRVWGYYVLPFLLGEHLAALVDLKADRQSGVLRVHAAHTAPPSGVTAGGVPPADVVARELASELRLAARWTGLGDVLVGDRSGEPRGDLAVELGRALADSSC from the coding sequence GTGTCTGACACCACCACCGTCGCGGGCGCCCGCAAGTCCGTCGCGGGTGCCCGGGAGTCCGTCGCGGGTGAACGACTGACCCTGGGCCAGGCGCGTCGTCTCGCGCTCGCTGCCCAGGGGCTGCACCGGGAGCGTCCCGAGCGTCCTGCCGCCGTCACCGCGCGGCACCTCCAGCAGGTGGTCGACCGCCTCGGCGTGCTGCAGATCGACTCGGTGAACGTGTTCGCCCGGGCGCACCTGATGCCCCTGTACTCCCGGCTGGGGCCCTACGACCCGGCCGTGCTCGACAGGGCGGCGGGCAGAGCGCCACGACGGCTCGTGGAGAGCTGGGCCCACCAGGCCTCGTTCATCCGCACGGAGGACTACCGGCTGTTCGACTGGCGTCGACGCGACTACGAGTCGCAGGCGTGGGGTGCCATCCGCGAGGTTCCGCGCACCCACGGCCCGGTGGTGGACGACGTCCTCGTGATGCTGGCGGACGAGGGGCCGCTGACGGGCGCCCAGGTGCACGAGCGGCTGCAGCACGAGCATCCCGGTCGGGGGGTGAACTGGGGCTGGAACTGGACCGTCGCCAAGCGTGTCCTCGAGTACCTGTTCTTCACGGGCCAGGTGACCTCCGCAGGTCGCAACGGAGCGTTCGAGCGCCGGTACGACCTGGTGGAGCGGGTGCTGCCCGCCCCGGTGCTCGCAGCTCCGGAACCACCGCGGGCGGATGCGGTCCGGGCCCTCGTCGCCGCCTCCGTACGGGCGCTCGGCATCGGCACGCTGCGTGACGTCGCGGACTACTACCGACTCGGCACGTCCGAGACGGCGGTGGCGCTGGCGCAGCTCGTGGAGGACGGTGAGGCCGTCGCCGTGGACGTGCCCGGGTGGGGTGACGGCCGCGCGTGGCGGCACCGCGACGCCCCGCCCGTGCCGCGGCACGCGCGCGGACGAGCGCTGCTCAGCCCGTTCGACCCCCTGGTGTGGGAGCGCCGTCGCGTCGAGTCGCTGTTCGGGCTCCGCTACCGCATCGAGATCTACGTCCCCGAGCCGCAGCGCGTCTGGGGGTACTACGTGCTGCCCTTCCTCCTCGGCGAGCACCTGGCGGCTCTCGTCGACCTGAAGGCCGATCGCCAGTCGGGTGTGCTGCGGGTGCACGCGGCCCACACGGCGCCTCCGTCCGGTGTGACGGCGGGGGGCGTCCCACCGGCCGACGTCGTCGCGCGGGAGCTCGCGTCGGAGCTCCGCCTCGCGGCGCGCTGGACCGGGCTGGGGGACGTGCTCGTCGGTGACCGGTCCGGTGAGCCTCGCGGCGACCTGGCCGTGGAGCTGGGCCGGGCGCTCGCGGACTCGTCCTGCTGA
- a CDS encoding Rv3235 family protein: MTAALSDQPVGTTSVEDVIACATAPLPRAGSRAATLSLAGSRPRSAERGTSAPPRRAPSGRPTELRARLLPARGGASPAQAEGPAHGTAVHVQQRITVMRSSDRALVLECADEERGDLPIAEPAVVVRRLALAAVEVIAGLRPAAQLARWLTPGVLQAVRMRADLHRRATSAAGRATVGSRPPVVRSTHVCRVEERVVEAAVVVDDGCRVRAVAVRLETHRGMWRATALDVG, encoded by the coding sequence ATGACCGCCGCGCTCAGCGACCAGCCGGTGGGCACGACGAGCGTGGAGGACGTGATCGCGTGCGCGACCGCGCCCCTGCCTCGGGCCGGCTCTCGGGCGGCCACGCTGTCGCTCGCCGGGTCGCGTCCCCGGTCGGCCGAACGCGGAACCTCCGCTCCGCCCAGGCGCGCACCGTCCGGCCGGCCGACCGAGCTCCGCGCACGCCTCCTGCCGGCCCGCGGCGGTGCGTCGCCGGCGCAGGCCGAGGGTCCCGCGCACGGGACGGCAGTCCACGTCCAGCAGCGCATCACCGTGATGCGCTCCTCGGACCGGGCCCTGGTGCTCGAGTGCGCGGACGAGGAGCGGGGGGACCTGCCGATCGCCGAGCCCGCGGTGGTCGTGCGCCGGCTCGCGCTGGCCGCGGTCGAGGTCATCGCCGGCCTCCGGCCGGCCGCGCAGCTGGCCCGGTGGCTGACCCCCGGGGTGCTGCAGGCCGTCCGGATGCGAGCCGACCTGCATCGCCGGGCGACGTCCGCCGCGGGACGGGCGACTGTCGGGTCACGGCCGCCGGTGGTCCGGAGCACCCACGTGTGCCGGGTCGAGGAGCGCGTGGTCGAGGCCGCGGTCGTCGTCGACGACGGTTGCAGGGTCAGGGCCGTGGCCGTGCGCCTGGAGACCCACCGCGGGATGTGGCGGGCGACCGCGCTCGACGTCGGCTGA
- the leuD gene encoding 3-isopropylmalate dehydratase small subunit produces MEKFTQHTGVGVPLRRSNVDTDQIIPAVYLKRVTRTGFEDALFAAWRGDPAFVLNQDAYRSGSVLVAGPDFGTGSSREHAVWALKDYGFRVVISARFADIFRGNSGKQGLLAAQVAQEDVELLWKVLETHPGTEVTVDLESKTVTCDDVVVPFAVDDYTRWRLLEGLDDIGLTLQHEAEITEFEARREAWRPATLPAKHLPPVAIVAARPVVHVELGASRPS; encoded by the coding sequence ATGGAGAAGTTCACCCAGCACACCGGCGTCGGGGTCCCGCTGCGCCGCAGCAACGTCGACACCGACCAGATCATCCCGGCGGTCTACCTCAAGCGGGTCACCCGCACGGGCTTCGAGGACGCGCTGTTCGCCGCCTGGCGCGGTGACCCGGCCTTCGTGCTCAACCAGGACGCCTACCGCAGCGGCTCGGTGCTGGTCGCCGGTCCCGACTTCGGCACCGGCTCGTCGCGCGAGCACGCCGTCTGGGCGCTGAAGGACTACGGGTTCCGCGTGGTGATCTCGGCGCGGTTCGCCGACATCTTCCGCGGCAACTCCGGCAAGCAGGGGCTGCTCGCCGCGCAGGTCGCCCAGGAGGACGTCGAGCTGCTGTGGAAGGTCCTCGAGACGCACCCGGGCACCGAGGTGACCGTGGACCTGGAGTCGAAGACGGTCACGTGCGACGACGTCGTGGTGCCGTTCGCGGTGGACGACTACACCCGCTGGCGGCTGCTGGAGGGCCTCGACGACATCGGCCTGACGCTGCAGCACGAGGCCGAGATCACGGAGTTCGAGGCCCGTCGTGAGGCGTGGCGGCCCGCCACCTTGCCGGCCAAGCACCTGCCGCCGGTCGCCATCGTCGCGGCCCGGCCCGTGGTGCACGTCGAGCTGGGCGCCTCCCGCCCCAGCTGA
- a CDS encoding LysM peptidoglycan-binding domain-containing protein: MTRYPDPPVARGHALRGAGGLWLAALTAGALGTGLTLRLLGLVGSAGPSRVDGFVELGVVAVGAAVLAWLTLSCAVAAACLTARATGAGWRRGEAWVQRWAPAVVRRAVVIAVGAGIGLSAATGASAADAVPTGSPVPTVSATAAPDAGRDLGWVPTEPGTSAVPSGAPAPTVLGEPDTRPDASLPSAYPLGTPASAGTAGGAARTVAAESPSGAHAMSSNSPSAGTGVAPGTVTVAPGDTLWAIAARHLPAGADDAQIAATWPVWYAANATRIGTDPDLIRPGLVLSVPADLQGSAS; this comes from the coding sequence ATGACCCGCTACCCCGATCCCCCGGTCGCCCGCGGCCACGCGCTCCGCGGCGCAGGCGGCCTGTGGCTGGCAGCGCTGACGGCCGGAGCGCTCGGCACGGGACTCACCCTTCGCCTGCTCGGGCTGGTCGGTTCGGCGGGTCCCTCGCGGGTCGACGGGTTCGTCGAGCTCGGCGTCGTCGCGGTCGGGGCTGCCGTGCTGGCGTGGCTGACGCTGAGCTGCGCGGTCGCCGCCGCATGCCTGACGGCGCGCGCGACCGGCGCCGGATGGCGGCGCGGTGAGGCGTGGGTGCAGCGCTGGGCGCCTGCGGTCGTGCGGCGAGCGGTCGTGATCGCCGTCGGAGCCGGGATCGGCCTCTCCGCGGCGACGGGAGCGTCAGCGGCCGATGCGGTGCCGACGGGATCGCCGGTGCCCACCGTCAGCGCGACGGCGGCACCGGACGCCGGACGGGACCTGGGCTGGGTGCCGACCGAGCCCGGCACCTCGGCGGTCCCGTCCGGCGCACCCGCACCGACGGTGCTCGGGGAGCCCGACACCAGGCCGGACGCATCGCTGCCGAGCGCCTATCCCCTCGGCACACCGGCGAGCGCCGGAACGGCCGGGGGTGCGGCCCGGACCGTCGCTGCGGAGTCACCGAGCGGCGCGCACGCGATGTCATCGAACTCACCGAGCGCGGGTACCGGCGTAGCGCCGGGGACCGTCACGGTCGCACCCGGCGACACGCTGTGGGCGATCGCCGCGAGGCACCTTCCGGCCGGCGCCGACGACGCGCAGATCGCGGCAACCTGGCCGGTCTGGTACGCGGCCAACGCGACCCGCATCGGCACCGACCCGGACCTCATCCGTCCCGGCCTGGTCCTCAGCGTGCCGGCCGACCTCCAGGGCTCGGCGTCATGA
- the leuC gene encoding 3-isopropylmalate dehydratase large subunit, translated as MTGTLAEKVWDAHVVRRGTNGAPDLLYIDLHLVHEVTSPQAFEGLRLAGRGVRRPDLTLATEDHNTPTLDIDLPIADPTSRTQIETLRRNAAEFGVRIHSLGDADQGIVHQVGPQLGLTQPGLTVVCGDSHTSTHGAFGALAFGIGTSEVEHVLATQTLPLAPFKTMAITVNGQLPQGAGAKDIILAIIAKIGTGGGQGYVLEYRGEAIRSLTMEGRMTVCNMSIEAGARAGMIAPDETTFEYLKGRPHAPEGADWDAAVEYWRTLRSDDDAQFDAEVVLEAADLEPFVTWGTNPGQGLPLSGNVPVPEQIADANERVAAERAIEYMGLTPGQPLREIAVDTVFIGSCTNGRIEDLRAVAKLVKGRQKAESVRVLVVPSSARVRLQAEAEGLDKIFLDFGAEWRNAGCSMCLGMNPDQLAPGERSASTSNRNFEGRQGKGGRTHLVSPLVAAATAIRGTLSSVSDLGPDVVSPDGSPLTPDLLTA; from the coding sequence ATGACCGGCACGCTGGCGGAGAAGGTCTGGGACGCACATGTGGTGCGTCGCGGCACGAACGGGGCTCCCGACCTGCTCTACATCGACCTGCACCTGGTGCACGAGGTCACCAGTCCCCAGGCGTTCGAGGGCCTGCGGCTGGCGGGTCGGGGGGTGCGTCGTCCCGACCTGACGCTCGCGACCGAGGACCACAACACCCCGACGCTCGACATCGACCTGCCGATCGCGGACCCGACCAGCCGAACCCAGATCGAGACGCTGCGGCGCAACGCGGCCGAGTTCGGCGTGCGGATCCACTCGCTCGGCGACGCCGACCAGGGGATCGTGCACCAGGTCGGTCCGCAGCTCGGCCTCACGCAGCCGGGCCTGACGGTGGTGTGCGGCGACTCGCACACGTCCACCCACGGGGCGTTCGGCGCGCTCGCGTTCGGCATCGGCACCAGCGAGGTGGAGCACGTCCTCGCCACGCAGACGCTGCCGCTCGCACCGTTCAAGACCATGGCGATCACGGTGAACGGTCAGCTGCCGCAGGGGGCCGGCGCCAAGGACATCATCCTGGCGATCATCGCCAAGATCGGCACCGGCGGCGGTCAGGGCTACGTGCTGGAGTACCGCGGGGAGGCGATCCGGTCCCTGACGATGGAGGGCCGGATGACCGTCTGCAACATGTCGATCGAGGCCGGCGCCCGCGCCGGCATGATCGCGCCGGACGAGACGACCTTCGAGTACCTCAAGGGCCGTCCGCACGCTCCCGAGGGGGCCGACTGGGACGCGGCCGTGGAGTACTGGCGCACGCTGCGGTCGGACGACGACGCGCAGTTCGACGCCGAGGTGGTGCTGGAGGCGGCCGACCTCGAGCCGTTCGTCACGTGGGGCACCAACCCGGGCCAGGGGCTCCCGCTGTCCGGCAACGTGCCGGTGCCCGAGCAGATCGCGGACGCCAACGAGCGCGTCGCGGCCGAGCGGGCGATCGAGTACATGGGCCTGACGCCGGGGCAGCCTCTGCGGGAGATCGCGGTGGACACCGTCTTCATCGGCTCGTGCACCAACGGACGGATCGAGGACCTGCGCGCCGTCGCGAAGCTCGTCAAGGGCCGGCAGAAGGCCGAGAGCGTCCGCGTGCTCGTGGTGCCGTCGTCGGCACGCGTCCGCCTCCAGGCGGAGGCGGAGGGCCTGGACAAGATCTTCCTGGACTTCGGTGCGGAGTGGCGCAACGCCGGCTGCTCGATGTGTCTCGGCATGAACCCGGACCAGCTGGCGCCGGGCGAGCGGTCGGCCTCGACGTCCAACCGCAACTTCGAGGGCCGGCAGGGCAAGGGCGGTCGCACGCACCTCGTGTCGCCCCTCGTGGCGGCCGCGACCGCGATCCGCGGGACGCTGTCGTCCGTGTCCGACCTCGGGCCGGACGTCGTCTCCCCGGACGGCTCGCCCCTCACCCCCGACCTGCTGACCGCCTGA
- the secA gene encoding preprotein translocase subunit SecA has translation MPAMLEKVLRLGEGRILKKLSGIASQINALEDSFTALSDAELREETDRFKARLADGETLDELLAEAFAAVREASRRTLGQRHFDVQLMGGAALHLGNIAEMKTGEGKTLVATAPAYLNALTGKGVHVVTVNDYLAGYQSDLMGRVYRFLGLTTGTILSNQTPAQRREQYAADITYGTNNEFGFDYLRDNMAWSTEELVQRGHNFAIVDEVDSILIDEARTPLIISGPASGDANRWYAEFAKVVRRLEPERDYEVDEKKRTVGVLEPGIGRVEDYLGIDNLYESLNTPLIGFLNNAIRAKELFKRDKDYVVLNGEVLIVDEHTGRILPGRRYNEGMHQAIEAKEGVVIKAENQTLATITLQNYFRLYSKLSGMTGTAETEAAEFQGTYKLGVVPIPTNRPMIRIDQKDFVYKSEEGKFDAVVADIVERHAKGQPVLVGTVSVEKSEYLSQKLKKQGVPHEVLNAKQHAREATVVAQAGRKGAVTVATNMAGRGTDIMLGGNAEFMAVAELAARGLDPAENAEEYEAAWPDALAKAKEAVAAEHEEVVELGGLYVLGTERHESRRIDNQLRGRSGRQGDPGESRFYLSMQDDLMRLFNSSLAESMMTRAGFPEDMPLESKIVTRGIQSAQSQVEARNFEIRKNVLKYDDVMSRQREVIYEQRRRVLEGEDLEEQIAHFRHDVLSAYIESATAEGRPEDWDLDTLWTALRGVYPISITPEEVVEAAGGPTRLTHEVLEREVLSDVDVAYADREEQIGSENMRQLERRVTLAVLDRRWREHLYEMDYLKEGIGLRAMAQRDPLVEYQREGFQLFGAMTDAIKEETVQYLFNLEVQVAPSEEQQAAAADGTPVITAESAARTATGPGTGTAAPARLVAKGLDGPDARVPLQYSAPSTDGDGGVVTEAEDTAGRRSPASGGGAGDGSNREARRKAAKQGKRRR, from the coding sequence GTGCCAGCGATGCTCGAGAAGGTCCTGCGCCTCGGTGAGGGCCGGATCCTCAAGAAGCTGTCCGGTATCGCCAGCCAGATCAACGCGCTGGAGGACAGCTTCACGGCGTTGTCCGACGCGGAGCTGCGCGAGGAGACGGACCGGTTCAAGGCGCGGCTGGCCGACGGCGAGACGCTCGACGAGCTCCTCGCGGAGGCGTTCGCGGCGGTGCGCGAGGCGTCACGGCGCACGCTCGGTCAGCGGCACTTCGACGTCCAGCTGATGGGTGGCGCCGCGCTGCACCTCGGCAACATCGCCGAGATGAAGACCGGTGAGGGCAAGACGCTCGTCGCCACCGCGCCGGCCTACCTCAACGCCCTGACGGGCAAGGGCGTGCACGTCGTCACGGTCAACGACTACCTGGCCGGCTACCAGTCGGACCTGATGGGTCGCGTCTACCGGTTCCTCGGGCTGACCACCGGCACGATCCTGTCCAACCAGACGCCGGCGCAGCGCCGCGAGCAGTACGCCGCGGACATCACCTACGGCACCAACAACGAGTTCGGCTTCGACTACCTGCGCGACAACATGGCGTGGAGCACCGAGGAGCTGGTGCAGCGCGGCCACAACTTCGCGATCGTCGACGAGGTCGACTCGATCCTGATCGACGAGGCCCGTACCCCGCTGATCATCTCCGGACCCGCCTCCGGTGACGCCAACCGCTGGTACGCCGAGTTCGCCAAGGTGGTGCGCCGCCTCGAGCCCGAGCGCGACTACGAGGTCGACGAGAAGAAGCGGACCGTCGGCGTCCTCGAGCCCGGCATCGGTCGGGTGGAGGACTACCTCGGCATCGACAACCTGTACGAGTCCCTCAACACCCCGTTGATCGGCTTCCTCAACAACGCGATCCGCGCCAAGGAGCTGTTCAAGCGCGACAAGGACTACGTCGTCCTCAACGGCGAGGTGCTCATCGTCGACGAGCACACCGGCCGCATCCTGCCGGGCCGTCGCTACAACGAGGGCATGCACCAGGCGATCGAGGCCAAGGAGGGGGTGGTGATCAAGGCCGAGAACCAGACCCTCGCCACCATCACCCTGCAGAACTACTTCCGGCTGTACTCCAAGCTCTCCGGCATGACCGGCACCGCCGAGACGGAGGCCGCGGAGTTCCAGGGCACCTACAAGCTCGGCGTCGTGCCGATCCCGACGAACCGGCCGATGATCCGGATCGACCAGAAGGACTTCGTCTACAAGAGCGAGGAGGGCAAGTTCGACGCGGTCGTCGCGGACATCGTCGAGCGGCACGCCAAGGGCCAGCCCGTCCTCGTCGGCACCGTCAGCGTGGAGAAGAGCGAGTACCTCTCCCAGAAGCTGAAGAAGCAGGGCGTCCCGCACGAGGTGCTGAACGCCAAGCAGCACGCACGCGAGGCGACCGTGGTCGCGCAGGCCGGTCGCAAGGGTGCGGTGACGGTCGCGACGAACATGGCCGGCCGTGGCACCGACATCATGCTCGGCGGCAACGCCGAGTTCATGGCCGTCGCCGAGCTGGCGGCCCGCGGCCTCGACCCGGCCGAGAACGCCGAGGAGTACGAGGCCGCCTGGCCGGACGCGCTGGCGAAGGCCAAGGAGGCCGTGGCGGCCGAGCACGAGGAGGTCGTCGAGCTCGGCGGCCTGTACGTGCTGGGCACCGAGCGCCACGAGTCCCGTCGCATCGACAACCAGCTGCGGGGCCGCTCCGGTCGTCAGGGCGACCCGGGGGAGTCGCGGTTCTATCTGTCGATGCAGGACGACCTCATGCGCCTGTTCAACTCGAGCCTGGCCGAGTCGATGATGACCCGTGCCGGCTTCCCGGAGGACATGCCGCTCGAGAGCAAGATCGTCACCCGCGGCATCCAGTCGGCGCAGTCCCAGGTCGAGGCGCGCAACTTCGAGATCCGCAAGAACGTCCTGAAGTACGACGACGTCATGTCGCGCCAGCGCGAGGTGATCTACGAGCAGCGTCGCCGGGTCCTGGAGGGTGAGGACCTCGAAGAGCAGATCGCGCACTTCCGCCACGACGTGCTGAGCGCGTACATCGAGTCCGCGACCGCCGAGGGACGCCCCGAGGACTGGGATCTCGACACCCTGTGGACCGCCCTTCGGGGCGTGTACCCGATCTCGATCACCCCCGAGGAGGTCGTCGAGGCGGCGGGTGGGCCGACGCGCCTGACCCACGAGGTGCTGGAGCGAGAGGTCCTCTCCGACGTCGACGTGGCGTACGCCGACCGCGAGGAGCAGATCGGCTCGGAGAACATGCGCCAGCTGGAGCGGCGGGTCACGCTCGCGGTGCTCGACCGCCGGTGGCGCGAGCACCTCTACGAGATGGACTACCTCAAGGAGGGCATCGGGCTGCGCGCCATGGCTCAGCGCGACCCGTTGGTGGAGTACCAGCGGGAGGGCTTCCAGCTGTTCGGCGCCATGACGGACGCGATCAAGGAAGAGACGGTCCAGTACCTGTTCAACCTCGAGGTGCAGGTCGCCCCGAGCGAGGAGCAGCAGGCGGCAGCCGCGGACGGAACCCCGGTGATCACGGCTGAGTCGGCCGCGCGGACGGCGACGGGACCCGGTACGGGGACCGCGGCTCCAGCCCGGCTCGTCGCGAAGGGCCTCGACGGCCCGGACGCCCGGGTGCCGCTCCAGTACTCGGCCCCGTCGACCGACGGTGACGGCGGTGTGGTGACCGAGGCGGAGGACACGGCGGGTCGTCGCAGCCCGGCCTCGGGTGGCGGCGCGGGTGACGGGTCCAACCGGGAGGCGCGGCGCAAGGCGGCCAAGCAGGGGAAGCGCCGACGCTGA
- the raiA gene encoding ribosome-associated translation inhibitor RaiA: MEIVVAGRHTEVSPRFRAHLDSKLTKVEQLAPRAQRIDVLVSHEPNPRQSDSSERVELTVVDKGPVIRAEACADDAYAALDLAMAKLLERLRRTRDRRKDHRGAAPVSTTEPVAPVVPEAEPPRAPRTVSDGAVEIPLGDSPVIIREKVHHAAPMTVDDALYEMELVGHDFYLFVDAETAQPAVAYRRHGWSYGVIKLDTPVAGPVVVADALAG; this comes from the coding sequence ATGGAGATCGTGGTTGCCGGTCGGCACACCGAGGTGTCACCCAGGTTCCGGGCGCATCTCGACAGCAAGCTGACCAAGGTCGAACAGCTGGCGCCTCGCGCGCAGCGCATCGACGTCCTCGTGTCGCACGAGCCGAACCCCCGCCAGTCCGACAGCAGTGAGCGCGTCGAGCTCACCGTCGTGGACAAGGGACCGGTCATCCGCGCCGAGGCGTGCGCCGACGACGCGTACGCGGCCCTCGACCTGGCGATGGCCAAGCTGCTGGAGCGCCTGCGCCGCACCCGCGACCGCCGCAAGGACCACCGTGGGGCCGCCCCGGTCAGCACGACGGAGCCTGTCGCCCCGGTCGTCCCCGAGGCAGAACCGCCGCGGGCGCCTCGCACCGTCTCCGACGGAGCGGTGGAGATCCCCCTCGGCGACTCGCCGGTGATCATCCGGGAGAAGGTGCACCACGCCGCCCCGATGACCGTCGACGACGCCCTGTACGAGATGGAGCTGGTGGGCCACGACTTCTACCTCTTCGTCGACGCCGAGACGGCGCAACCCGCCGTCGCCTACCGCCGCCACGGCTGGAGCTACGGCGTGATCAAGCTGGACACGCCGGTCGCCGGACCGGTGGTGGTGGCGGACGCCCTCGCCGGCTGA
- a CDS encoding HU family DNA-binding protein — protein sequence MVSRSELATRLARDGASHAQAAHAVDAVLHEITAALVAGERVALTGFGTFEPVARSARTARNPRTGAAVEVAATTVARFRPGVQLREALVSGDAGAAPAGRLPAAAHPAAPAAVPTDAEPLPRATDEAASVGTSGTASTGWQKVEPKSQRKSTSKGKPTGSKHADSAKPAKGKKGKKLATTKASSGSAKARGAKKSSKGKH from the coding sequence ATGGTCAGCAGGTCCGAGCTCGCGACACGTCTGGCACGCGACGGAGCGAGCCACGCGCAGGCGGCGCACGCGGTCGACGCGGTGCTGCACGAGATCACGGCGGCGCTCGTCGCGGGCGAACGCGTCGCCCTGACGGGCTTCGGGACGTTCGAGCCGGTCGCTCGGTCCGCGCGCACCGCCCGGAACCCGCGGACCGGGGCGGCGGTCGAGGTGGCCGCGACGACCGTGGCCCGCTTCCGGCCGGGCGTCCAGCTGCGCGAGGCGTTGGTCAGCGGGGACGCCGGCGCCGCGCCGGCGGGACGGCTCCCCGCGGCGGCTCACCCGGCTGCACCGGCGGCGGTCCCCACCGACGCCGAACCGCTGCCGCGAGCGACGGACGAGGCGGCCTCGGTCGGGACGTCGGGCACGGCGTCGACCGGCTGGCAGAAGGTCGAGCCGAAGTCGCAGCGCAAGTCCACGTCCAAGGGCAAGCCCACGGGCTCCAAGCACGCCGACAGCGCGAAGCCCGCGAAGGGGAAGAAGGGCAAGAAGCTCGCGACGACGAAGGCGTCGTCCGGTTCGGCGAAGGCACGCGGGGCGAAGAAGTCGTCCAAGGGGAAGCACTGA
- a CDS encoding IclR family transcriptional regulator, translating to MDNSSGVGVLDKAASVLSALEAGPATLAQLVTATHLARPTAHRLAVALEHHRLVARDLQGRFVLGPRLSELSTAAGEDRLLATAGPVLAALRDHTGESAQLYRRQGDMRICVAAAERPVGLRDSIPVGATLTMLAGSAAQILLAWEEPDRLHRGLQGAKFTATILSGVRRRGWAQSVSEREVGVASVSAPVRGPSGRVVAAVSVSGPLERLSRQPGRLHAAAVVSAANRLTEVLRRTGD from the coding sequence ATGGACAACTCTAGCGGAGTCGGCGTCCTCGACAAGGCCGCCTCCGTCCTCAGCGCCCTCGAGGCCGGCCCGGCGACGCTCGCGCAGCTGGTCACCGCCACCCATCTTGCCCGTCCCACGGCGCACCGCCTGGCCGTCGCGCTCGAGCACCACCGCCTCGTCGCCCGTGACCTGCAGGGACGCTTCGTGCTCGGACCTCGGCTGTCCGAGCTGTCGACCGCCGCGGGCGAGGACCGCCTCCTCGCGACCGCCGGCCCCGTGCTCGCCGCCCTGCGGGACCACACGGGTGAGAGCGCGCAGCTCTACCGCCGCCAGGGCGACATGCGCATCTGCGTCGCCGCCGCGGAGCGTCCGGTCGGCCTGCGCGACTCGATCCCGGTCGGCGCGACGCTGACGATGCTCGCCGGCTCGGCCGCCCAGATCCTGCTCGCCTGGGAGGAGCCTGACCGGCTCCACCGCGGGCTCCAGGGCGCGAAGTTCACCGCCACGATCCTGTCCGGGGTGCGCCGACGGGGCTGGGCGCAGTCGGTCTCCGAGCGCGAGGTCGGTGTCGCGTCCGTCTCGGCGCCCGTGCGCGGACCGTCCGGGCGGGTCGTCGCGGCCGTCTCCGTGTCCGGTCCGCTCGAACGGCTCTCCCGACAGCCCGGCCGGCTTCACGCCGCCGCGGTCGTGTCCGCCGCGAACCGCCTGACCGAGGTGCTGCGCCGCACCGGCGACTGA